The sequence GCCCGCCTCGGCGAGCAGCTCACACGGGGTAGGGACGGCGGGCTCATCCAACCAGCGGGCCACGTGGTGCAGGGTGCGGCCGGAGGTCGCCGCGGCGAGGAACAGCGCCGACAGCAGGTCCTGGGCGGCGGGCCCCCACAGGTCCCGCTTGCCGGGATCCTCGACGGTGAGCACGAAGTGCCCGGCCAGGCGGTGGGCATCCTCGACCGTCGCCAGTGCGCGCAGGGGGTTCCACCACCAGCGCTGCGGCTGGTAGGTGATGGACTGCGGGTCGAACAACCACACCCTGCCCCGCCGCTCGCGCAGCTCGGCGGTGGCGGCCCACAGATCCTCCTTGTTGCTGGTGGCCACGACCGCGCCAGGCGCCGACAGCACGTGCGGGATGCTGCGCGCCGTGGTCTTACCCGAGCGGGGCGCCATGAGATCGACCTCGGTGTCCTCCCAGCTGGAATACAGCACCGGGCCGCGCCCGCGCGGCAGCAGCTGCTCGCCGAGCTCCAGCCCGGTCTCCCCCGGCTGCAGGTCGTCCGGTCTCCGCACGGCGAGGGAGGTGCGCAGGCGGATCGCCTTGTGCGCGGTGGGCAGGGCCTGGAAGGCGGCCAGTCGCGGGTTGCGGGCCAGCGCCGCGACGGGGTCCCCCGCGACGGGAAGGCGGCGCAGCACCGCCCGGCACACCGGCAGCGTCACCGCGGCGGCGGCCACGGCCAGCACCGCGGCGATCCCCGCGACCGCCCAGGTGGGCGTGCCCGGCCAGGCGTGGGCCGTACGGCCGTGCACGACGTCGGCGACGAACCCAGTCCCCAGCGGGGCCACCGTGCCGCCGGTGAGGAGCGCGGTGAGCCTGGCCGCCGCCCACACCACCACGGTCACGGCGGCGATACCCCACAGCGCGGCCAGCAGAAACCATCCGCCGAACGCGTGCCCGGGGATGACCGGCGCCTTCGGTCCCGGGACCCGGCTCACGTGTCACGGCCCGCATGGTGCGACATATCCATGCCGGCGAGCCTGCGAATGACGCGTTGCTCACCATGTGACGCGGCGCCTATACAGGCTTGTTCGCACAGAGCTGTGCCCCGGCTGGCGTGCCGAGCAGAGGCATTACCGGGGCTTATGTCACTCAGAGTAGCACCGGAGGCACGGGCGAGAGATGGAGCAGGCTGAGCGGCTGCGTGAGATTCCTTCCGCCGCCCGGGTCGGGGCCCCGCACGGGCACGCCGTCATCGCGGCATGGCGTCGGCGGGACGAGCGAGACGACACCCGCTCCCCGTATTCCGGTGGCATCCGGTCATCAGGGGAAGTAGTGAAGAGGCGGCTGGGACCAGCCGCGGTCCCCGGCTCCCCTACCCCAGGTAATACCTGACGGCTACACTCTGGGTATGGCGAAGGATAAGACCTCGATCAGCATCGCCCCCTGGATTCTGGAGAAGGCACGGGCGCACGCGGAGGCGAACGGGCTCAGCGTGTCGGCTGTCATCGAACGGGGCATCCTGCGCGAGCTCGCCGCATCCCACGACCAGTCCGCGCGCGCCGCGTATTACGGCTCCCCCGCGATCGCTGCCCAGGAGGCCGACGAGTCCGCTCTGCGCGACGACATCCGTGCCCATCTGAAGGACAAGCAGGGCGGGGCCGCAGCGTGACCCACCGGTTCGGGGAACTCTGGACGGTCCAGCTCGCCGACCGCGAAGAGGTACGCCTGATCGTATCCGGCGACTTCTACCACACCCTCTACGGCGACAACGTGCTCACCGCGTACGTCGAAGCCGCCGACCTGGCCACCACGTTGACGGCGTTCTCCGTCGACGTCGGTGGCGGCCGGGCGGCGATGGTCGACCGCATCACAACCGTGCACAGCGGCCGGCTGAAGGAGAAAGTGGGCGACCTGCCGCAGGCGCGGCTCGCCGACGTCCGAGGCATGCTCGCCGCCATCTTCGGCTTCGCCAGCTGATCCCACGCGTATGCCCCCGGCGATTCACCGCCGGGGCTTCCTTTTGCATGAGCCCGGTACGTGCCGCACCTGGCGGACGTGATGGAGAACGGCGGGCTCGGTCCCGCTATTGGTGTCCGGTGTTGAGCCGTCTCTGCGACCTTCCCCGGCAGCCCAGCCCTAGGCACGGCGAAGAGTAGAGCAGCGAGTACGCACAGTGACGTAAGGTCGGGTTCGTGCTGTGGGCCTTCGTCGATGAGAGCTGTCGGGTGCGCGCGGACGACGACTGTGTCTATGCCTTGGCTGCGGTTGTCCTTCCTTCCCGCGGGCTTGAGCACGTCAGGTCATTGATGGACAGCCTGCGGTATGGGAAAGCCCCGACGGTGCACTGGAGAACGGAACGGGCGCCTCGCAAATCCCTGATCGCGCAGGCGGTGGCGTCCATCGATTTCGCCTCGGTGGTGGCCGTCAGCCTGCACGGCGCGGGGAGCCGTCCGGAACGCGCCCGGCGGCACTGCCTGCTTCGATTGCTGCCCGAACTGTCGGCGCGCGATGTCGGGACGGTGGTCTTCGAGTCGCGCAGGACGCAGGACGCACACGACCGGGCGATCTTGACGGTGCTTCGCAGACGCGGTCAGGTCGCTGCGGGAATGACGGTCAGGTGGGAGCGAGCCAGCTCGGATGCGGCGTTGTGGGCGGCTGACGTCCTCGCCGGCATCGTGACAGGGTGGCTGGGCGGGGAGGGGCCGTGGTGGCCGCTGTTCGAAGAGCGCGTCACTCTCCTGGAAGCAGGAGAGAGCGACCGGTGAAACGCGAACGCCGGGCTCCCGATTCCATCGGGGGGTTCCCGGCGTCACTTCCGCACCCCAGAGAGTGCGACACACACAGTATCCGCACGCTGCCTTTCCGCTGTCAAGCAATCCGCCCTGCGACACGGGCCGGCGCAGCGCCTTCCCTCCTAATCGGCCACACCCGCGTGCTGCGCCTTCATCGGGCGGCCACGACCATGCCCGGCCTCACTGCGCTTCGGCGCTGAGGCCCGGCGGCTGCACGAGGCGGCCGGATCCGGGGCAGTACCCCGCGCGACAGGCTCGCCCCCTTCCCGCGGCGACGACAATGCCAGCATGAGCAGCGCCCGGGACAACGACTCCGAGAGTTCAGCAGCAGGCACCAGACCCACGGCGCCGACATCGTCCAGCGTTACGTCATCTGGGATCGCGACGAGCCCCGCTACCTCAAGCTTCTCGGTGGGAAGCTTCCCAGGCTCAGTAATCGGTTCAAGGCCGCCCTCGCCGGCGACGC comes from Microbispora sp. ZYX-F-249 and encodes:
- a CDS encoding type II toxin-antitoxin system PemK/MazF family toxin, with product MTHRFGELWTVQLADREEVRLIVSGDFYHTLYGDNVLTAYVEAADLATTLTAFSVDVGGGRAAMVDRITTVHSGRLKEKVGDLPQARLADVRGMLAAIFGFAS
- a CDS encoding type IV secretory system conjugative DNA transfer family protein: MSRVPGPKAPVIPGHAFGGWFLLAALWGIAAVTVVVWAAARLTALLTGGTVAPLGTGFVADVVHGRTAHAWPGTPTWAVAGIAAVLAVAAAAVTLPVCRAVLRRLPVAGDPVAALARNPRLAAFQALPTAHKAIRLRTSLAVRRPDDLQPGETGLELGEQLLPRGRGPVLYSSWEDTEVDLMAPRSGKTTARSIPHVLSAPGAVVATSNKEDLWAATAELRERRGRVWLFDPQSITYQPQRWWWNPLRALATVEDAHRLAGHFVLTVEDPGKRDLWGPAAQDLLSALFLAAATSGRTLHHVARWLDEPAVPTPCELLAEAG